One part of the Streptomyces lienomycini genome encodes these proteins:
- a CDS encoding NUDIX hydrolase produces the protein MRGYDKYAFEPFAVTVDLAVLTLRAGALHALLVERGQEPYAGRWALPGGFLLPEESAEEAARRELAEETGLADVTGLHLEQLRTYSEPGRDPRMRVVSVAFAALLPDLPAPHGGGDAAEARWVPYDEARGLAFDHDRILAHARDRVGAKLEYTCLATAFCPAEFTLGELQQVYETVWGTALDRPNFRRKVLAAPGFVEPVPGAARLTGGRGKPAALYRAGPAGALHPPLLRTPREGRPA, from the coding sequence GTGCGCGGCTACGACAAGTACGCTTTCGAACCCTTCGCCGTCACCGTCGATCTCGCCGTCCTCACGCTCCGCGCGGGCGCGCTGCACGCGCTGCTCGTCGAGCGGGGACAGGAGCCGTACGCGGGCCGCTGGGCACTGCCCGGCGGATTCCTGCTGCCCGAGGAGTCGGCGGAGGAGGCGGCCCGGCGCGAGCTGGCCGAGGAGACGGGCCTGGCGGACGTGACCGGGCTGCACCTGGAGCAGCTGCGGACCTACAGCGAACCCGGCCGCGACCCCCGCATGCGGGTCGTGTCCGTGGCCTTCGCCGCGCTGCTCCCGGACCTACCCGCACCGCACGGCGGCGGCGACGCGGCCGAGGCCCGCTGGGTGCCCTACGACGAGGCCCGGGGCCTCGCCTTCGACCACGACCGGATCCTGGCCCACGCCCGGGACCGCGTCGGGGCCAAGCTCGAGTACACCTGCCTGGCCACCGCCTTCTGCCCGGCCGAGTTCACCCTCGGCGAGCTCCAGCAGGTCTACGAGACGGTCTGGGGCACGGCCCTGGACCGGCCCAACTTCCGCCGCAAGGTCCTCGCCGCCCCGGGCTTCGTCGAGCCCGTCCCGGGCGCCGCCCGCCTGACCGGAGGGCGCGGCAAACCCGCGGCGCTGTACCGCGCGGGCCCGGCCGGCGCCCTCCACCCGCCCCTGCTGCGCACCCCTCGGGAAGGACGCCCCGCATGA
- a CDS encoding pseudouridine synthase yields the protein MRSSSGRNSSGNNGGSRGGNSGGRGGSGGGRGNHRGAGNNRDDKQGGRPKKPRPEERRYDVGPGATKDGPKSGRGASARGGAKGGPKRPQERGRSAPATSREYEARAEERNRERYAGKKDVKLPKTFPGAEQEGERLQKVLARAGYGSRRACEELIEQARVEINGEIVLEQGRRVDPEKDEVKVDGLTVATQSYQFFSLNKPAGVVSTMEDPEGRQCLGDYVTNRETRLFHVGRLDTETEGVILLTNHGELAHRLTHPRYGVKKTYLAHIVGPIPRDLGKQLKDGIQLEDGYARADHFRVVEQTGKNYLVEVTLHEGRKHIVRRMLAEAGFPVDQLVRTGFGPITLGDQKSGWLRRLSNTEVGMLMSEVDL from the coding sequence ATGCGAAGCAGCAGCGGCAGGAACAGCAGCGGAAACAACGGCGGGAGCCGTGGTGGCAACAGCGGCGGCCGCGGCGGGAGCGGCGGTGGTCGCGGCAACCACCGCGGCGCCGGCAACAACCGCGACGACAAGCAGGGCGGCCGTCCCAAGAAGCCCCGCCCCGAGGAGCGGCGCTACGACGTGGGCCCCGGAGCCACCAAGGACGGTCCCAAGTCCGGCCGCGGTGCCTCGGCCCGCGGCGGCGCCAAGGGCGGCCCGAAGCGGCCGCAGGAGCGCGGGCGCAGCGCCCCGGCCACGTCCCGCGAGTACGAGGCGCGGGCCGAGGAGCGCAACCGCGAGCGGTACGCGGGCAAGAAGGACGTCAAGCTGCCCAAGACCTTCCCGGGCGCCGAGCAGGAGGGCGAGCGGCTGCAGAAGGTCCTCGCACGCGCGGGCTACGGCTCCCGGCGTGCCTGCGAGGAGCTGATCGAGCAGGCCAGGGTCGAGATCAACGGCGAGATCGTGCTGGAGCAGGGCCGCCGCGTCGACCCGGAGAAGGACGAGGTCAAGGTCGACGGCCTGACCGTGGCGACGCAGTCGTACCAGTTCTTCTCGCTCAACAAGCCCGCCGGTGTCGTCTCCACCATGGAGGACCCGGAGGGCCGGCAGTGCCTCGGCGACTACGTCACCAACCGGGAGACCCGCCTCTTCCACGTGGGCCGGCTCGACACCGAGACCGAGGGCGTCATCCTGCTCACCAACCACGGTGAGCTGGCCCACCGCCTGACCCACCCCCGGTACGGCGTGAAGAAGACCTACCTCGCGCACATCGTGGGCCCGATCCCGCGCGACCTCGGCAAGCAGCTCAAGGACGGCATCCAGCTGGAGGACGGGTACGCGCGCGCGGACCACTTCCGGGTCGTCGAGCAGACCGGCAAGAACTACCTGGTCGAGGTCACCCTGCACGAGGGCCGCAAGCACATCGTGCGCCGGATGCTGGCGGAGGCGGGCTTCCCCGTCGACCAACTGGTGCGCACCGGCTTCGGTCCGATCACGCTGGGCGACCAGAAGTCGGGCTGGCTGCGCCGGCTGTCCAACACGGAGGTCGGGATGCTGATGTCGGAGGTCGACCTCTAG
- the scpB gene encoding SMC-Scp complex subunit ScpB translates to MVVDEPAAEEHLAKILRRPRRLIADALRELADEYAVQGRGFELRLIAGGWRFYSRPEYAAAVEGFVLDGQHARLTQAALETLAVVAYRQPVSRGRVSAVRGVNCDGVMRTLLQRGLVEEAGTEPETGAILYVTTNYFLERMGLRGLDELPELAPFLPEAAAIEADTLEAVPSFDPDAPDSEDADDKTEL, encoded by the coding sequence ATGGTCGTCGACGAGCCCGCGGCCGAGGAACACCTGGCGAAGATACTGCGGCGGCCCCGGCGGCTGATCGCGGACGCCCTGCGCGAGCTGGCCGACGAGTACGCCGTCCAGGGCCGCGGCTTCGAGCTGCGCCTGATCGCGGGCGGCTGGCGCTTCTACAGCCGCCCCGAGTACGCCGCGGCCGTCGAGGGCTTCGTCCTGGACGGCCAGCACGCCCGCCTCACCCAGGCCGCCCTGGAGACCCTCGCCGTCGTCGCCTACCGCCAGCCGGTCAGCCGCGGCCGGGTCTCCGCGGTGCGCGGCGTGAACTGCGACGGCGTGATGCGCACCCTCCTGCAGCGGGGTCTGGTCGAGGAGGCGGGCACGGAACCCGAAACAGGTGCGATCCTGTACGTGACGACGAACTACTTCCTGGAGCGGATGGGCCTGCGCGGTCTGGACGAGCTCCCGGAGCTCGCGCCCTTCCTCCCGGAGGCCGCGGCGATCGAGGCCGACACGCTGGAAGCGGTGCCGTCGTTCGATCCGGACGCCCCGGATTCCGAGGACGCAGACGACAAGACGGAACTTTGA
- a CDS encoding segregation and condensation protein A → MTSNDAPSPGARAGRRRALGRGPGQRAAPPGPEGPPADADPSASAAPQAAEPAPAVPLSEAPDSSPSGTSAWNDSTSAEAVRATSERLPGVDATGDGGGDGVFKVRLANFEGPFDLLLQLISKHRMDVTEVALSRVTDEFMAHIRARGQDWDLDETTEFLVVAATLLDLKAARLLPAAEVEDEADLALLEARDLLFARLLQYRAYKQIAEIFNDRLAAEARRYPRTVGLEPHHAELLPEVVISIGPEGFAKLAVKAMQPKPKPQVYVEHIHAPLVSVQEQAGIVVARLKELGEADFRVLVQDTQDTLTVVARFLALLELYREKAVELDQETALGDLLVRWTGGDGDAPPAVTDEFDRPAEAPKEERKA, encoded by the coding sequence ATGACCTCGAACGACGCTCCCAGCCCCGGTGCCCGCGCGGGCCGTCGGCGCGCGCTGGGCAGGGGTCCGGGGCAGCGGGCGGCTCCGCCGGGGCCCGAGGGCCCGCCCGCCGACGCGGACCCGTCGGCGTCCGCCGCGCCACAGGCCGCGGAACCCGCCCCTGCGGTGCCGCTGTCCGAGGCGCCGGACTCCTCGCCCTCGGGAACCTCCGCGTGGAACGACTCCACCTCCGCGGAAGCCGTCCGCGCGACGAGTGAGCGGCTTCCGGGCGTCGATGCGACCGGCGACGGCGGTGGCGACGGCGTCTTCAAGGTGCGGCTCGCCAACTTCGAGGGACCGTTCGACCTGCTCCTCCAGTTGATCTCCAAGCACAGGATGGACGTCACCGAGGTCGCGCTGTCCAGGGTGACCGACGAGTTCATGGCGCACATCCGGGCGCGGGGACAGGACTGGGACCTCGACGAGACGACCGAGTTCCTGGTGGTCGCGGCCACCCTGCTCGACCTGAAGGCGGCCCGGCTGCTGCCCGCCGCCGAGGTCGAGGACGAGGCCGACCTGGCGCTGCTGGAGGCCCGTGACCTGCTCTTCGCGCGACTGCTCCAGTACCGCGCGTACAAGCAGATCGCGGAGATCTTCAACGACCGGCTCGCGGCCGAGGCCCGCCGCTACCCCCGCACCGTCGGCCTGGAACCCCACCACGCCGAGCTGCTGCCCGAGGTCGTCATCAGCATCGGCCCCGAGGGCTTCGCCAAGCTCGCCGTGAAGGCGATGCAGCCGAAACCCAAGCCGCAGGTGTACGTCGAGCACATCCACGCGCCCCTGGTCAGCGTGCAGGAACAGGCCGGGATCGTCGTCGCCCGCCTCAAGGAGCTGGGCGAGGCCGATTTCCGTGTGCTGGTCCAGGACACGCAGGACACGCTCACCGTCGTCGCCCGCTTCCTGGCCCTGCTGGAGCTGTACCGCGAGAAGGCCGTCGAGCTGGACCAGGAGACCGCCCTCGGCGACCTGCTGGTGCGCTGGACCGGCGGCGACGGGGACGCCCCGCCCGCGGTGACCGACGAGTTCGACCGGCCGGCCGAGGCGCCGAAGGAGGAGCGGAAGGCGTGA
- a CDS encoding ParA family protein, with translation MPARTHGPGRLEAVGSVAVRTSAADHQSPQATRTAHMSMDGQHVNAMAGNGSGTPRNHFADYDELPEGHFYDPDAEYEPDPEYAATLAPDAARQRRERIGPTGRPLPYFPIPGPLTDHGPAKIIAMCNQKGGVGKTTSTINLGAALAEYGRRVLLVDFDPQGALSVGLGVNPMELDLTVYNLLMERGMAADEVLLKTAVPNMDLLPSNIDLSAAEVQLVSEVARESTLQRALKPLLDDYDYIVIDCQPSLGLLTVNALTAAHKVIVPLECEFFALRGVALLTETIEKVQERLNPDLELDGILATMYDSRTVHSREVLARVVEAFDDHVYHTVIGRTVRFPETTVAGEPITTYASNSVGAAAYRQLAREVLARCHAE, from the coding sequence ATGCCGGCACGGACCCACGGTCCCGGGCGTCTCGAGGCCGTCGGCTCCGTAGCTGTACGCACCTCGGCAGCCGACCACCAGAGTCCGCAGGCAACTCGGACAGCACACATGAGTATGGATGGCCAACACGTGAACGCCATGGCCGGCAACGGAAGTGGCACGCCCCGCAACCACTTCGCCGACTACGACGAACTGCCCGAGGGGCACTTCTACGACCCGGACGCGGAGTACGAACCGGATCCCGAGTACGCCGCCACGCTCGCGCCCGACGCGGCCCGACAGCGCCGTGAGCGCATCGGCCCGACCGGACGCCCGCTGCCGTACTTCCCGATCCCGGGCCCGCTGACCGATCACGGCCCCGCCAAGATCATCGCGATGTGCAACCAGAAGGGCGGCGTGGGCAAGACCACGTCGACCATCAACCTGGGTGCCGCGCTCGCCGAGTACGGGCGCCGGGTGCTGCTCGTCGACTTCGACCCGCAGGGCGCGCTGTCGGTCGGACTCGGCGTCAACCCGATGGAGCTCGACCTCACCGTCTACAACCTGCTCATGGAGCGGGGCATGGCGGCCGACGAGGTGCTGCTGAAGACGGCGGTCCCCAACATGGACCTGCTGCCCAGCAACATCGACCTGTCGGCGGCCGAGGTGCAGCTGGTGAGCGAGGTCGCGCGCGAGTCCACCCTGCAGCGGGCGCTGAAGCCGCTGTTGGACGACTACGACTACATCGTGATCGACTGCCAGCCCTCGCTCGGCCTGCTCACGGTCAACGCGCTGACCGCCGCGCACAAGGTGATCGTGCCGCTGGAGTGCGAGTTCTTCGCGCTGCGCGGTGTGGCCCTGCTGACCGAGACGATCGAGAAGGTCCAGGAGCGGCTCAACCCCGACCTGGAGCTCGACGGCATCCTCGCCACGATGTACGACTCGCGCACGGTGCACAGCCGCGAGGTGCTCGCGCGGGTCGTCGAGGCGTTCGACGACCACGTCTACCACACGGTCATCGGGCGCACGGTCCGCTTCCCGGAGACCACGGTCGCCGGTGAGCCGATCACCACGTACGCGTCCAACTCCGTCGGTGCCGCCGCCTACCGCCAGCTCGCCAGGGAGGTGCTCGCCCGGTGTCACGCCGAGTGA
- the ald gene encoding alanine dehydrogenase has protein sequence MIHVQVGIPREVKNNEFRVAITPAGVHELVRHGHQVVVERGAGVGSSIPDTEYVAAGARILDTADEVWACADLLLKVKEPIAEEYHRLRKDQTLFTYLHLAASKECTDALIESGTTAIAYETVELPSRALPLLAPMSEVAGRLAPQVGAYHLMAANGGRGVLPGGVPGVLAGRAVVIGGGVSGWNAAQIAIGLGFHVTLLDKDITKLREADKIFGTKIQTVVSNAFELEKACLEADLVIGAVLIPGAKAPKLVTNELVSRMKPGSVLVDIAIDQGGCFEDSHPTTHAEPTFPVHNSVFYCVANMPGAVPNTSTYALTNATLPYIVELADRGWAEALRRDPALAKGLNTHDGKVVYKEVAEAHGLEYVDPASLLA, from the coding sequence GTGATCCACGTGCAGGTCGGCATCCCCCGCGAGGTCAAGAACAACGAGTTCCGGGTGGCCATCACCCCCGCCGGCGTGCACGAGCTGGTGCGCCACGGTCACCAGGTCGTCGTCGAGCGCGGCGCCGGTGTCGGCTCCTCGATCCCCGACACCGAGTACGTCGCCGCGGGCGCGCGGATACTCGACACCGCGGACGAGGTCTGGGCCTGCGCCGACCTGCTGCTCAAGGTCAAGGAGCCGATCGCGGAGGAGTACCACCGCCTGCGCAAGGACCAGACGCTCTTCACCTACCTGCACCTGGCCGCCTCCAAGGAGTGCACGGACGCGCTCATCGAGTCCGGCACCACCGCGATCGCCTACGAGACGGTCGAGCTGCCCAGCCGCGCGCTGCCGCTGCTGGCCCCGATGTCCGAGGTCGCGGGCCGCCTCGCCCCCCAGGTCGGCGCCTACCACCTGATGGCCGCCAACGGCGGCCGCGGCGTGCTGCCCGGCGGCGTCCCCGGTGTGCTCGCGGGCCGGGCCGTCGTCATCGGCGGCGGCGTCTCCGGCTGGAACGCGGCGCAGATCGCCATCGGCCTGGGCTTCCACGTCACGCTGCTCGACAAGGACATCACCAAGCTCAGGGAAGCCGACAAGATCTTCGGCACGAAGATCCAGACCGTCGTCTCCAACGCCTTCGAGCTGGAGAAGGCCTGCCTGGAGGCCGACCTCGTGATCGGCGCCGTGCTGATCCCCGGCGCCAAGGCGCCGAAGCTGGTCACCAACGAGCTGGTGTCCCGCATGAAGCCCGGGAGTGTCCTTGTCGACATCGCGATCGACCAGGGCGGCTGCTTCGAGGACTCCCACCCGACCACCCACGCCGAGCCGACCTTCCCGGTCCACAACTCGGTCTTCTACTGCGTCGCCAACATGCCCGGCGCGGTGCCCAACACCTCCACCTACGCGCTGACCAACGCCACGCTGCCGTACATCGTGGAGCTGGCCGACCGCGGCTGGGCCGAGGCGCTGCGCCGCGACCCCGCGCTGGCCAAGGGGCTCAACACCCATGACGGCAAGGTCGTCTACAAGGAGGTCGCCGAGGCGCACGGTCTCGAGTACGTGGACCCGGCCTCGCTGCTCGCCTAG
- a CDS encoding tetratricopeptide repeat protein: MTDQAVDTDGVRLSDDPAEERRFLGRTRELKELRADIERAGLDTLSGRKAPRARVLLIAGRPGSGRTALAEELAARVADDYPDGVLRARLSEPDGTRVPVERLARGLLTELDHSAPPGADEDDLTEALRTALAGRRVLLLLDDAADAEQVDALLPDTPDCLAVAVAEGPLTGIADVRPCTLGGLDTKSAVELLSRCTGSVRITVDPRAAEQLVELCQAHPAALTLAGGWLAARPQAAVADLAKHVHAESDEGGALGRVFRLVYASLPAAAARMLRLLSLAPAGLVDPHTASALAGCSVGGARTTLDDFVALGLLRVVDSPLPAYEVPGCLHDPLRRLARKHDRPAELQLARARMLERTVRLLQSCRAVTETDNPQAREKLLGTPRDLRFPHPRAAADWLRARRPALLASARLAVADGELDTLARRLMSQLVRAMVAHFGTRAAAPDLYGVHRLVLDVAERRELPREKAAALLNLADLDARTGRTAEALVRYRAALDAGREANDPYATGRAMESVGGAHLELGDYDRAADWFGRALAQRLARDERDDAARIYGRIATAHTYAGRYGEAVRSWRAALAGHRRSGDVAAHARALSELARVQEYAGRPEESLRTCQEAVEWARRAEDVRLQAALHLRLADTLDRLGDPTAAGLQRSTAERMLREETADACEIRSPLSED, from the coding sequence GTGACGGATCAGGCGGTGGACACGGACGGCGTCCGGCTGTCGGACGACCCTGCTGAGGAGCGTCGGTTCCTGGGCCGCACTCGGGAGCTGAAGGAGCTGCGCGCCGACATCGAACGCGCGGGCCTCGACACCCTCTCCGGCCGCAAGGCCCCCCGCGCGCGCGTCCTGCTCATCGCGGGCCGGCCCGGCTCGGGACGCACCGCGCTCGCCGAGGAACTGGCCGCCCGGGTCGCGGACGACTACCCCGACGGTGTGCTGCGGGCCCGGCTGAGCGAACCGGACGGCACCCGCGTCCCCGTCGAACGCCTGGCCAGGGGCCTGCTCACCGAGCTGGACCACTCCGCACCGCCCGGGGCCGACGAGGACGACCTCACCGAGGCCCTGCGCACCGCACTCGCCGGACGCAGGGTCCTGCTCCTGCTCGACGACGCCGCCGACGCCGAGCAGGTCGACGCCCTGCTGCCGGACACCCCGGACTGCCTCGCCGTCGCCGTGGCCGAGGGCCCGCTGACCGGCATCGCGGACGTCCGCCCGTGCACGCTGGGCGGCCTCGACACCAAGTCGGCCGTGGAACTGCTGTCCCGCTGCACCGGCTCGGTCCGCATCACCGTCGACCCCCGGGCCGCCGAACAACTGGTCGAGCTGTGCCAGGCCCATCCCGCCGCGCTGACCCTGGCCGGCGGCTGGCTCGCGGCCCGCCCCCAGGCGGCCGTCGCCGACCTCGCCAAGCACGTGCACGCGGAGAGCGACGAGGGGGGCGCCCTCGGCCGCGTCTTCCGCCTCGTCTACGCGTCCCTGCCCGCGGCCGCCGCCCGGATGCTGCGGCTGCTCTCCCTGGCCCCGGCGGGCCTGGTCGACCCGCACACCGCCTCCGCGCTCGCCGGCTGCTCGGTCGGCGGCGCCCGCACCACCCTCGACGACTTCGTCGCCCTCGGTCTGCTGCGCGTCGTCGACTCGCCGCTGCCCGCGTACGAGGTCCCCGGGTGCCTGCACGACCCGCTCAGGCGCCTCGCCCGCAAGCACGACCGGCCGGCCGAGCTGCAGCTGGCCCGCGCCCGCATGCTGGAACGGACGGTACGGCTGCTCCAGTCCTGCCGTGCGGTCACCGAGACCGACAATCCGCAGGCCCGGGAGAAGCTCCTCGGCACACCGCGCGACCTGCGCTTCCCCCACCCCCGGGCCGCCGCCGACTGGCTGCGCGCCCGGCGTCCCGCGCTGCTGGCCTCGGCCCGCCTCGCGGTCGCCGACGGGGAGCTGGACACCCTCGCCCGCAGGCTCATGTCCCAGCTGGTGCGCGCCATGGTGGCCCATTTCGGCACCCGGGCCGCCGCCCCCGACCTCTACGGCGTCCACCGCCTCGTCCTCGACGTCGCCGAGCGCCGCGAGCTGCCCCGGGAGAAGGCCGCGGCCCTGCTGAACCTGGCCGACCTGGACGCCCGTACCGGCCGCACCGCCGAGGCCCTGGTGCGCTACCGGGCCGCGCTGGACGCCGGACGCGAGGCGAACGACCCGTACGCGACCGGCCGCGCCATGGAATCCGTGGGCGGCGCCCACCTGGAGCTGGGGGACTACGACCGGGCCGCCGACTGGTTCGGCCGGGCCCTCGCCCAGCGCCTCGCCCGGGACGAGCGCGACGACGCCGCCCGGATCTACGGCCGTATCGCCACCGCCCACACCTACGCCGGCCGCTACGGCGAGGCGGTGCGGTCCTGGCGCGCGGCCCTCGCCGGACACCGCAGGTCGGGCGACGTGGCGGCGCACGCGCGGGCCCTGTCCGAGCTGGCCCGCGTCCAGGAGTACGCCGGGCGTCCCGAGGAGTCGCTGCGCACCTGCCAGGAGGCCGTCGAATGGGCCCGCCGGGCCGAGGACGTACGCCTCCAGGCCGCCCTCCACCTGCGGCTCGCCGACACGCTCGACCGGCTCGGCGACCCCACCGCGGCCGGGCTGCAGCGGAGCACGGCCGAGCGCATGCTGAGGGAAGAGACCGCAGATGCCTGCGAAATCCGTAGCCCACTGTCTGAAGATTGA
- a CDS encoding NUDIX domain-containing protein → MTGSTIKDTPEEWEVRSTRTPFRGKKTSIRTDDVVMPDGSVASRDYQVHPGSVAVLALDGEGRVLVIRQYRHPVREKLWEIPAGLLDVPGENPLHAAQRELYEEAHVKAEDWRVLTDVYTTPGGCDEAVRIFLARDLSEAAGERFEVEDEEADMELARVPVADLVRGVLAGDLHNNCLVVGVLALVAAERGDGFDALRPAQAPWPARPFEA, encoded by the coding sequence ATGACGGGCAGCACGATCAAGGACACCCCCGAGGAGTGGGAGGTCCGGAGCACCCGGACGCCCTTCCGGGGCAAGAAGACCTCGATCCGCACGGACGACGTGGTCATGCCCGACGGCTCCGTGGCCTCCCGCGACTACCAGGTCCACCCCGGCTCGGTGGCCGTCCTCGCCCTGGACGGCGAGGGCCGGGTGCTGGTCATCAGGCAGTACCGGCACCCCGTGCGCGAGAAGCTCTGGGAGATCCCGGCCGGGCTGCTCGACGTCCCCGGCGAGAACCCGCTGCACGCCGCCCAGCGCGAGCTGTACGAGGAGGCCCACGTCAAGGCCGAGGACTGGCGGGTGCTGACCGACGTCTACACCACCCCCGGCGGCTGCGACGAAGCCGTACGGATCTTCCTCGCCCGGGACCTGTCCGAGGCCGCCGGCGAGCGCTTCGAGGTCGAGGACGAAGAGGCCGACATGGAGCTGGCCCGGGTGCCCGTCGCGGACCTGGTCCGCGGTGTGCTCGCCGGGGACCTGCACAACAACTGCCTGGTCGTGGGCGTGCTCGCGCTGGTCGCGGCGGAGCGGGGCGACGGGTTCGACGCGCTCCGCCCGGCCCAGGCGCCGTGGCCGGCCCGGCCCTTCGAGGCCTGA
- a CDS encoding CTP synthase, with protein sequence MPPKSSTTKHIFVTGGVASSLGKGLTASSLGMLLKARGLRVVMQKLDPYLNVDPGTMNPFQHGEVFVTNDGAETDLDIGHYERFLDRDLDGTANVTTGQVYSAVIAKERRGEYLGDTVQVIPHITNEIKHRIRRMATDEVDVVITEVGGTVGDIESLPFLETVRQVRHEVGRDNVFVVHISLLPYIGPSGELKTKPTQHSVAALRNIGIQPDAIVLRCDREVPTAIKRKISLMCDVDEDAVVACPDARSIYDIPKVIHTEGLDAYVVRKLDLPFRDVDWTTWDDLLDRVHKPEHEIVMALVGKYIDLPDAYLSVTEALRAGGFANRARVKIKWVTSDDCKTPAGAKAQLGDVDAICIPGGFGERGVTGKVGAIKYARENRIPLLGLCLGLQCIVVEAARNLAGVADANSTEFDPATAHPVVSTMAEQLDIVAGEGDMGGTMRLGMYPAKLAEGSIVREVYDGKEYVEERHRHRYEVNNAYRAELEKKAGIVFSGTSPDGKLVEYVEYPRDVHPYLVATQAHPELRSRPTRPHPLFAGLVKAAVERKTSK encoded by the coding sequence ATGCCGCCCAAATCCTCGACGACCAAGCACATCTTCGTCACCGGGGGTGTCGCCTCCTCGCTCGGCAAGGGGCTGACCGCCTCCAGCCTCGGCATGCTGCTCAAGGCCCGGGGTCTTCGCGTCGTGATGCAGAAGCTCGACCCGTACCTCAACGTCGACCCCGGCACGATGAACCCCTTTCAGCACGGTGAGGTCTTCGTCACCAACGACGGTGCCGAGACCGACCTGGACATCGGACACTACGAGCGCTTCCTGGACCGTGACTTGGACGGCACCGCCAATGTCACTACAGGACAGGTGTACTCGGCCGTGATCGCCAAGGAGCGGCGCGGCGAGTACCTGGGCGACACCGTGCAGGTCATCCCGCACATCACCAACGAGATCAAGCACCGCATCCGCCGCATGGCGACGGACGAGGTCGACGTCGTGATCACCGAGGTCGGCGGCACCGTCGGCGACATCGAGTCCCTGCCGTTCCTGGAGACCGTCCGCCAGGTCCGCCACGAGGTCGGCCGGGACAACGTCTTCGTGGTCCACATCTCGCTGCTGCCCTACATCGGCCCCTCGGGCGAGCTGAAGACCAAGCCGACCCAGCACAGCGTCGCCGCCCTGCGCAACATCGGTATCCAGCCGGACGCGATCGTCCTGCGCTGCGACCGGGAGGTCCCGACCGCGATCAAGCGGAAGATCTCCCTGATGTGCGACGTCGACGAGGACGCGGTCGTGGCCTGCCCCGACGCCCGGTCGATCTACGACATCCCGAAGGTCATCCACACCGAGGGCCTGGACGCCTACGTCGTCCGCAAGCTGGACCTGCCGTTCCGCGACGTGGACTGGACGACCTGGGACGACCTGCTCGACCGCGTCCACAAGCCCGAGCACGAGATCGTCATGGCCCTGGTCGGCAAGTACATCGACCTGCCCGACGCCTATCTCTCGGTCACCGAGGCACTGCGCGCCGGCGGTTTCGCCAACCGGGCCCGCGTCAAGATCAAGTGGGTCACGTCCGACGACTGCAAGACCCCGGCCGGTGCCAAGGCGCAGCTCGGCGACGTCGACGCGATCTGCATCCCGGGCGGCTTCGGCGAGCGCGGTGTGACCGGCAAGGTCGGCGCCATCAAGTACGCCCGCGAGAACAGGATCCCGCTGCTCGGCCTCTGCCTGGGCCTGCAGTGCATCGTGGTCGAGGCCGCCCGCAACCTGGCCGGCGTCGCGGACGCCAACTCCACCGAGTTCGACCCGGCCACCGCCCACCCGGTCGTCTCCACCATGGCCGAGCAGCTGGACATCGTGGCCGGCGAGGGCGACATGGGCGGCACCATGCGGCTCGGCATGTACCCGGCGAAGCTGGCCGAGGGCTCCATCGTGCGCGAGGTCTACGACGGCAAGGAGTACGTGGAGGAGCGGCACCGCCACCGCTACGAGGTGAACAACGCCTACCGCGCGGAGCTGGAGAAGAAGGCCGGCATCGTCTTTTCGGGCACCTCCCCGGACGGCAAGCTCGTCGAGTACGTCGAGTACCCGCGCGACGTCCACCCCTACCTGGTCGCCACCCAGGCCCACCCGGAGCTGCGCTCGCGCCCGACCCGCCCGCACCCGCTCTTCGCGGGCCTGGTCAAGGCGGCGGTCGAGCGGAAGACGTCGAAGTAG